The Alosa alosa isolate M-15738 ecotype Scorff River chromosome 11, AALO_Geno_1.1, whole genome shotgun sequence sequence CCAATGAGTGAGTCACGCACACACGTCTGTGCTACTGAGCGTGTGACGGGATTACACTGCAGATGTCgtcattaataataaataaatatctgcCATCATTTCCTCTGTCTTGTTTGCTTGATATACTAAAGTGGAGAAATAAAATGTTGCGTATTTGGATAAAAGAACCTGCAGCGTTTGTTCAAAACTGAAGCTTGTGTACATGCCATTTTTCtcctctgtgtttttgtttgtttgttgtgtagaCAGCTGGCTCTGAAGGAAGTGTATGCCCATGCAGTGTTGGGCCACCACCCACACGTCGTCCGCTATTACTCCGCCTGGGCAGAGGAGGACCACATGATCATTCAGAATGAATATTGTGATGGTAGGCTTATCACACATACAGGCTTTTTCATCATATAGATAGACTACACAATGTGActgtttttttatatgttaGTTTATATAGTGTATCTATGTGATTGAATAATGATTGTCATATAATCTTTTCACTGAGTATTATAGTAGACGTATGGATGCATGGGCATCATGTGTTGGTGATAAGGTTCAGTAGCACTTCAGTGGTAGTGTTTAATTCTGTTTACAAAAATGTGCAATGCTGAGTAATGTCAAGCGTTATGGTGTCTGTTTTCTGTGTTCCCAAACAGGTGGGAGTCTCCTGGATATCATGACAGAAAAGGAACAGCAGGGGGAGTACTTTAAGGAGCTGGAGCTGAAGGATCTGCTGCTGCAGGTGTCCATGGGCCTGAAGTACATCCACAGCTCTGGCCTAGTGCATCTGGATATTAAACCCAGTAAGTCACAATCATGGTCTGTTCTAGGCCTTTTCTTCCATCTATCAATCTCGCCAGTTTCCACTTTACAGCCTTATTACTGTAGAGGGAGATTTCCAGCTTtactatttaaattagctaCCCTGAAAAATACCTAGGAATACAGCATGTATTGTATACACactaaatgttttgtttgtagTGGTTTAAGGAAGCATATGTTGTGTACAGGCAACATCTTTGTGTGTCTGCGACCTGGCTCTAgtgcaggaggagagggggacagtgaggaagaagaggatgtGTACCCTTCATCAGGCGTGGTTTACAAGATTGGTAATGTATAGTGCTGATTTTAGTTCATATGCCAATTATCAGGTGCTCACCTGGCAAGTCAGACCCCATATCGGTGGATGAGCAAACCACTGTTGTGAAGTGTTtacctgatttaaaaaaaaaactaaaaaaaacatctaagtattttagtatttatttgtatagcacagtggccactcaaagcacttcacatagacatgcataaagacaaCGTAAACACTCAATATTAAGTCCATGGTCATTGGCCAGTGATGATTCTCCTGATGTGAACAACACAGGAAAATGGTGTTCTTGAGCAGGCTAGGCAACATGTGGCGATGTCTTACCTGGTGCTGGTGTTCCTCAGGTGACCTGGGCCATGTGACGTCCATCTCCAACGCCCAGGTGGAAGAGGGAGACAGTCGCTTCCTGGCCAAGGAGATTTTGAATGAGGTAAAGGAGTTGGTGCTGACAGGGATTTAGCAAATAGCTGCTGCTTATAACCGACAGCTTCTGGATGTAGATTGGACCAGTTCTAAATTAAGCTGTTATTCTATAGCCGCTACTTTCAGTCTTGGCTAGTCACTAGTGCACTTTTTTTTCACCAGTAAAGAGGAAGAACCCATTTCAATGCTATAAACGTCCTCTTAATTCAGGTTCTTGGGGCTTGTTTAAGCAGAGGAACCCTCATAAAGGCTTCGTATAAACTTACAATAGACTCTTTAGAAATGCACAACCAGCGGTCTACTTTGGTTGGGACTGGTTCTTCACCAAGCCTTGAGTTTATTGAGATGAGTCTGTGTCACATGCTTCCAGGTTTGCCTCTACTGTAGTTCTGAACTCTGAACTGCCTCGTTCACTCTGCCTGCAGGACTACCGCGAGCTGCCCAAGGCAGACATCTTTGCTCTGGGTCTGACGGCACTGCTGGCTGCTGGCGCCCCACCGCTGCCCCAGAATGGAGATGAGTGGCACCGCCTGCGCCAGGCTCTCCTGCCCGTCCTACCACAGAAGCTCTCCGCGGCCTTCTCCAGTCTCCTACGGGTAGGTTCAATAAGTTCACTAAACCCAGAGTGATTCCTAAACCCAAATGCAATTGCTGTTAGTACAAATagggatatatgtgtgtgtgtgtgtgttcctataaATATGTTCATGATGGCATGTTTCTATGTGATGACTGTCCATTTActgtcttctgtctgtctgtctgttgtcttTGGTATTTATTTAATACAGTAGGTTTCTGGTTATTTTGTTTGTGCACTAGGGCCTGCTGGACCCCGATCCTGTGCTACGTCCATCTGCGTCTGTGCTCTGCAAACACCCTTTGCTGAGGAGGGAGCGGGCTGGCAAGATAGCTGCAGAGCTGCGCAAGGAACTGAACGTGGAGAAGTTCAGGACTGCTATGCTAGAAAGGTCAGTCAGGGGGTTCAAAGATCAAGAGGTCAAGCATTAGGGCTTTAGTATTGAGATCTAAAGGAGCACAGATCCAGTTGTATTAAACATCAAAAACCACAGTGTAGTTTTGTTCAGGTTTTAATGGTCAGTACACTTACAAATGAAGAACAAGTGCATTGGTGCCCCAGAGTGGAAATGTGATTGAAATCTTTGCATGTGATGTTGCAATAGCTGAACTGTGCAAGAGTTCGACCTGTTCAATACTCAAATGTCCAGAAGGGGGAAGTATTGTCATTAGTTATCAGGCTTTCAGTCAGGTAGTTGATCTGAGCTGAGGACAATGGACTTGTCTGTAACTGCTGTAAATGTTAGTTGGCTGTGCTCCACGTGGACAGGGTTGTACAGCCAGAGCTGCGTGTGCACACTGCTGTTAAAGAGACAAAGATTATTTAATTGGGTGAATGTCATATCTGACATTCTGTTGGTTTAATTTTGATATGGACGTTTCACAACAATCCGAAAGTGAGTGCAGAAATCTGCTAGCAGATGTTATACAAGTGCACAGAAATGGCTGAGGGTGAGATGGAGGACCCAGACTGAAGCATAGGACATGTGCAAGCAACAGTGCAAGCTGGTACATTTGAGAACAGACACCGTTTTGCACTGGAGCAGAGCAAATTTGTATGCAATCGGGGGCTAATTAAGAGACAAAAGGTAGGATTTGATGGAAAACATGGCAAAATATGAAATCAACAAAATCCTAATTTTATAATACTGCAATATTCATGTAGACTGCCTGCCCGCCACTAGAGAATGATGATCCTTGTGGACAATGCTCTCATATAATCAAGTGTACTTTcatagcctgacgtagccatactcaattctagtcagttTGACTGACTTCCAGGCTAGTACTTTCATGATCTAGTcgtgtaaaatattttttctatgttttgtccCTCTACAGGGAACTAAAGGAGGCCAGGATGGCTGCATTGTCTCCCCAGCAGAGTGCTACATCCATGAGCCACTGTGACCAAACAGGCCCTCTACCCAAAAAAGGCCAACGGCTCGTGGGCCGAAATGCTTCAAGGTCCGTGAGCTTCAGCGGCCTGAGGCGCTGAGTTCTCTTTTTAGGGCATTGTGGGACTTGTGGGTTTTTAATTACAAAGCTCTTATTGTGTATGCATATCTGAAAATACAGCTGCCATAGCTGGCATAGTGGGACTCTACTCAAAGAGTGTGTATTAGCATAGCTATTCACCAGATTGCACGAGGAGTTGGAAATACGGACACGTAGCGTGTTACTGATATGCCGTGATGAATTGATGTGTAACACTGTGTTTTAATCACTGAGTGGGTTTTTGAGTTTTCCCTGCTTACATGTGCTGCTTTGTTTTTATATAGTGTCCATTTTCCATTCATGCCTCACTGGAACCTTGGCATTAGCAACTGTCCACTCTTGCAGACCCGAGAGTGGCCTGTaacttttgactgaaatgtttttttaaccgtgtaaatatactgtaaataaatttTAGAGTTGTATCAGGATTCTCTGAAAAATCCTTTGTGTTCAGTTTCATCCTGGTATATTCTGATAATGGAAAAAGGGTTTGAAAGAAGGAAGGCTGATGTCACAAAGGGGATTTCCCCAGACAACCAGTTAGACGTTGATACAAGTGTATCCTCAAGATATATGCCCATGTAGGAtaaatgtgtgcatgttgtaGATTTGCACAGTTTGCACACATGCCTTTTTAAAATTCAATATAAATGCAAAATAGAACTCTAGACCCAGGAGTTTTTGTTTAGTGCCTCCTAAGTGTTTACATGACGTGTAAAATGTGCAATAgggtttttattatttatttatttttagcatGCCTTCCATGTCATTCTCCAATTTAAGCATTTTTGCAGCTTGGAaagtttagtaggcctactagttacaaggatacaaggaaatttattgtcacatgcatatagttactggaagtaagaaatgcagtgaaagtatgtctggtgtcagcctatttgtgcatttatgggggggggggggtaaaaagtgcagtagaagaggggtttagtagattaagtggcaagggctgcataagaaagataggggaggattgggattggggggcaccaacaaggagcacccaagagcaacaggggcaaggaaaaactcccttaccaaggaagaaaccttggggagatccacggctcaaggggctaacccaactaaCAACTGGGggtgacaggggagatgggatagtgggccagaaaggctaggcaatcaaggacatgggtagatagatggaggagaaatcaaaaatgataaataaaaagttctatggagatgtgcaaaagttggagaaagtcagatgtgtgtgtgtgtgtgttttgacgtgtgatgaaataagaaaataaataaaaggtctagcatagagagagggatgtaaaagtgctaaaggtcatgtaggtgtgtgtgtgtgtgtggggggggtcatgagtgcaaattcagtatagtgtgaattcgtatgaatgtgtgcaaagtcagtatagtgtgagttcagagttctgatggcctggggataaaaacttctgagtctctcagttctggctttgtgactacataggcgtcttcttgatttcagcggtaggaataatccattgttaggatgagaaaagtccttcagaatcttttgggctcttaggagtactcttctggaatcttgtagagcagggagttgagttcttatagtacgttcagctgagcgcactactctctgcaaagtactacaatctctaactgtggagttcccataccaggtgatgatgctaccagttagaacactctcaaccgctgaagtgtagaaggccttcatgatggatgtagaaactttgaatttccttagctgacgaaggaagtagagtcgttgtctggacttcttcggAACATATTGAGttcatgttaagtcttcagtaatgtggacaccaaggtatttaaaacttgtgactctctgcaggttgcccgctgatcttaagtggggtgtaactgtagttctgctgcttccttctgtaatccactaccctttccttggttttattgatattcagtgtcaagctgttagattgacaccactgtgccaccgcAGTTCCTCGGTTGGGTGTTTCGTTTGagttttacttcgttacatccGTCACATTTACACTTTGAAATGTTATGTAATAGCACAATTATTTGCTAGATAAACAAAAACTATTTATTTAGGtgtaaccagagaatgtctaataaggggtgTAACTTTCAGACTTCACACTGAGGAGAACGTTCGGCATATAGTACGTCATTTTCCTTCTGGCGCGGAACTTTAAAAACAGGAGGAGCTCATTGGGTTACATCACACTGACTTGACGTTTTCATCAAACTTGGTAAACACGAGAGACCGAGGGTACGTTCACGGGTATGACAAACAGTTTTGAACATACCGAACATTACAATGTAATTCCTTGTGGGATGTAACGACGCAGTGTTTCTGGTAGAATATGTGTAGCAGTTAACGATTCAGTGAAGACTATCGATATAAGCTATAACGTTTAAGTTAATGTTTGTTAACTTTACTGACTGAAGTCAGTTAACATTAGCAAACTGAACTTTAAGAAGTAACGTTAGTGATGTTACACATTCACGTAAAATATAACGTTAATACCCAAGTTAACTCCACTAAACTTGCCTAGTAAGATTGAAGAACAAATACAATACAACGTTACATGGGAGATTGTGAACGATTTCCTGTTAAGATGGATAACGTAAGTGCTAACTGTTAACGCTAACTAACATTGTTAAGAATGACTTGGCGGTTATTTTCGCTGTATATCTTTTAATGTTGGATCTCATACATTTGCCCAAAAACTACTGCTGCGGAGTAGAGGGTCGAAGCGGAAGATCTTTGGAGTAGCAGCTAACGGTAACTTAAGTTAATTTAGGCTGTATAGGCAAGTCGTCAATGTTAGTTGGTGATCAGGCTAACGTTACACCTGATCATATTTAATACTACGCAAGACCGACAGTTATACGCTAGCAGCTAAACATTAAAGATAGCAACTACTGTGTACCTATTAACGTTAACGATCACGTTTATTATTTTAAGTTGTGCCTTTGTTAACTGTCAAACAAGATGACGTTAAGAAAAGAAATGGACATTAATGAATGAATTCCAAACAACTTATTTTAGAGACCAAGGTTTGCCAGCAACACTGGGACAGGACCAGCATGGACGCTACCGGAGATGCAAACAGCTTGCTCGGTACATCCCTGGTCTTCCTCACGTTCTTGCAACAGAAGGGTTGCCAAAACGATGACCTTGAACGAGAACTATCAGACTTGAAGAGGGACTTGAAACATGGTCAAGATATCAACTGCAACGGTATTGGGCTCGTGTGTACCGACGGCTCACTCAGCGGAGAATTGCACAGTGGGGATGACGGTGAACTTCAGACAGATGGACACTCGCCTACTGTCCACCTTCAGATGTTCGTACTAGACCAGCATCCTCATGTGCAGGCGCCACCACCAGGTGAAATGTCTTAGTGTACGATGCAATCTGTGACAGGTCAGCCACACAGTAGGAAGCATGTTGTACATCCAAACTTTTTGTTTGCAAAGAAACAATCTGAACATGCTGATTGGCTGCAGTGCACTACACAGTGCCACAGTTCAGTGCACTTCCTTTGTCACTGAAACCAAGACACCACTACATCACCACAGTGTCCTCCACTCGCCTCATGTTCACCTTCAGATGTTTGTACTAGACCGCCATCACCAGGTGGAGGCACCACCAGGTGAAATGTCTCAGTAGTGTACgatgcagtttatgacagctctACAGTACTGTAGGTTGTTCTGTAGTGTTATTGGTTTGCCTTCGCTCTTTGTGACTATGACTGAGGACAGTTCTGATTATAATTTGCAGTTCCAGTCCCTGACCAGGCTCTGAGGGACATCGCCCAGGAGTTGATCCAGATTGCAGACCAGTTGGAAAATGATGTGATGGCCCATGCAACAAACAGACTCTTGAGATCCCTGCAGAATTCTGAGAAAGAGGTGCGTGGTTCCATGCTAGGGCAGGTTTAGGGATCAGCTTGTCTCATTTTAGTATTGTAATCGGTCTCTTTTTTTTGAACTGACATTAAGATCTATGACCAGTACTGaatacaggtgcatctcaaataattagaatatcatggaaaagtatttttttgcatttatttcaaaaagttaAACTTTAATATTATCTAGATTCATTAcacataaagtgaaatatttcaagcctttttttgttgttattttaatCTTGATTATTCTCTAATCTTGATGATTACCGGGTTACAGCTAATCAAATCAAAAATccagaatttcaaaatattagaataataCATTTATGATACAGAAATGTCGACCTGAGATGAATTCTAGTCAGCTAATTAAGTCAAAtggtttcctgagcctttaGTCTCTCAGTCTGTGCAGAGAAATGATCTTATTTACAATATAACTTTTTTTCTTGAGATGCACCTGTACTTTTTCTGGCTCTAGTGTGGGAGAGTTCCTACAGTAGGAACAGAATGTCGTTGGGGTGCATGGGCCAACTTCTTGGTCTTTGTTTGCTGGGAAATCACGTGTCCAGTGTTCTATTTGGATGGAGTTGTCTACTGCTGATTAAGGTTCTCCAGACACACTGTTGCTCTGTATCAGCAGGGAACAGGGAAGTGCCCGAATAATATTGTTTAGCAACATTGCTTAGAAAAATTGTCatcatgtgtatctgtttggcAGTTAGATAGACCTGAGTGTATACAATCTATGTGTTTTCTAGGTGTGCACAAGCAGAACAAAGTATGTTTTAAATGAACACATGCTGCTTAAAAACATACAGAATATTTTGTACTTCTTTCTGTGAGAAGTGTGTTACTGTTTGTGTGGGTTCACACCTATGacagtgtgtttgcatgtgtttgtatagaACTGGAGTAAGCACCTGAAGCAGGCGGTGGAGCAGGTGCACGTATCTCTGCGGTCTGGCACCAGCCTTGGGGATCTCCCTCAGGAGCGTGTGACActggctctctccctctcgctcatCAAGGCTGTGTGTGAGCACACCCCGCGCTTCCTCCGAGACCTCTTCCACAtctggcagcagcagcacgtaaGGTGACCCCCACCTCACCACCTGACCCAACCCAAAGACCAAATGAATGCCATTGTAACTCAGGTGAGAGACCAGTCCTTTCTGACTCTTGATTCCAACATGAACAGTATATTAAAGCCTAATACTTGGTTATAGTTGTTGTCCAATATGAAACAAAAGAGGCAAAGTTAAGAGTGAAATGTTTTCAGTGAATGTAATTCCAGGAAGTGAATGTCTGTTTTGGATGTCCTTATTTTTCTACACCTATAGATCAGTTGTGCCTTAAATCACTCATTTGCCCTTAAACCTGTGCATATTTTCCCCGACTTTAAATGCAGACTGTATTCACACCCCTTAACACAAGCAGAAACACATTGCACAGGATTCTCACTCTGTCAGATGCagaattccatgacttttccctgacaaacaaaaactgaatttccatgacctaccATAcaatgaatggtacaatatacaGAGAAAAGATTTCAGTGCAGCCACGTAACATTCAAGAATCTTTTGCTTTTTTAgagggagatgaataaatgggcgtTGGATAAGCAAAGTTAGGCTAGgcatggaaatatatttgtatttatgtattttggcaaatacattttaaactgctaaaATAAAATTCCATGACTGCTCCAAAAATGTATGGAATAGATAGACTTTCCATAATTccatattccagaaattccatgacctgtgAGAACCCTTATTGCATGAATGTCCCTTTTACATAATTGTGTAGCTATAAATACCTTATACATAGGAATGCATAGATGGTGGTGGCTTTGATACGTGGCACATGACAAAAGAATTTGGTGCTTTATTGAACCTGAACCGTAATCTGAGCACGCAAACCACTTCCCTAGGTGGTTTAGGAAGGATCTCACCACATAACCTTGCAGCGTAAATCCTGAAGCACAGTAATACTTCCCCGACAAGGACCCTTCTAGTTTGACTAGTATAAATACTACTCAAATtagtttttcatttgttttgaaGAGGAAGGAATGGATTGTGATGATTGTGATGGATTGTAAGGTGTGCCTCAAAATGTTCCTTTTACATTGACTCTTATTTATCTTTCTTGATAGGGGATGACCACTGCCATCTTTGCTGTTCCTGGTTCCGTCCAGCTGAATTTCTGAACATATTTGCCGTCTTCTTCTTTTGCTTAAACATGTTGTGTGAAAGAAAGGGAACAGTGAGAACTATGAAATAGAAAAATGaagttttgttatttttgtactATTTGTATTTttgggattaaaaaaaaaagagtgccaTAACTAATGCATTGAAGTGAAGCCTGTTAATGCTTTTTAGTTAGTAACAAGTCTCAAATCATGTGACAAGACTTGCCAGAAGTTTTGGTGTCATTATAACAGCCTTAAGAAGTTTCCAGAAGAAATTTTGTGTACAGGAGAAAGACACAGCATAGTCACACAGATACACTGCAAACTCTACAgttttttcctttattttttcctttttgtttcaaaccacacagacgcacatactgtacagt is a genomic window containing:
- the bida gene encoding BH3 interacting domain death agonist isoform X2 — translated: MDATGDANSLLGTSLVFLTFLQQKGCQNDDLERELSDLKRDLKHGQDINCNGIGLVCTDGSLSGELHSGDDGELQTDGHSPTVHLQMFVLDQHPHVQAPPPVPVPDQALRDIAQELIQIADQLENDVMAHATNRLLRSLQNSEKENWSKHLKQAVEQVHVSLRSGTSLGDLPQERVTLALSLSLIKAVCEHTPRFLRDLFHIWQQQHVR
- the bida gene encoding BH3 interacting domain death agonist isoform X1, which gives rise to MLQETKVCQQHWDRTSMDATGDANSLLGTSLVFLTFLQQKGCQNDDLERELSDLKRDLKHGQDINCNGIGLVCTDGSLSGELHSGDDGELQTDGHSPTVHLQMFVLDQHPHVQAPPPVPVPDQALRDIAQELIQIADQLENDVMAHATNRLLRSLQNSEKENWSKHLKQAVEQVHVSLRSGTSLGDLPQERVTLALSLSLIKAVCEHTPRFLRDLFHIWQQQHVR
- the wee2 gene encoding wee1-like protein kinase 2, encoding MARSGDRLLQPLCFSSCGEEDSSDSSSEDWAPVRRSPSFRRSPNCSRNPNFSRSPSFRSPVQSPSSACRTPRVQRHRQRSITTSPTSFPSSPIPYAAWNKLRLCESPYTPKSLLSKAVQPSSCSRPPNSQRALHFSSREPLSRLPSVNVNPFTPDTVRRSSEHYKRKSRWSDDDDDCHRSKDAQTSSDEEYCMPLKRPAVQALMLSRYESEFLELGRLGAGEFGAVYKCVKRLDGCLYAIKRSRHPLAGSANEQLALKEVYAHAVLGHHPHVVRYYSAWAEEDHMIIQNEYCDGGSLLDIMTEKEQQGEYFKELELKDLLLQVSMGLKYIHSSGLVHLDIKPSNIFVCLRPGSSAGGEGDSEEEEDVYPSSGVVYKIGDLGHVTSISNAQVEEGDSRFLAKEILNEDYRELPKADIFALGLTALLAAGAPPLPQNGDEWHRLRQALLPVLPQKLSAAFSSLLRGLLDPDPVLRPSASVLCKHPLLRRERAGKIAAELRKELNVEKFRTAMLERELKEARMAALSPQQSATSMSHCDQTGPLPKKGQRLVGRNASRSVSFSGLRR